CCTGAAGCAGTCCGCTTCTGGTTTGTATTCAGCAATGATATGCGCTTTCTTGTACAAAGATTCGAAAACCTTGATCTCTGCTTCCATCAATGGACGATAGGTTTCATCCACGCTTATTCTGATCGTACCTGAAGTTGGCGTATCCCGCTCTTCTCCGGACTTGTTGGCCTGTCCGCAAGAGACCAGTAAAGCTGTTGCTGCTAACAGGATAGTAGCTACCCGGCCATGCCTGATTAATCTGGTAAACATATACTCCTCTCTTTTAACCCTTATGATGAAATAGATACCTTACTCCTCTATATACACGGAAAAGGCCGTACGCAATTAGTACACCGCCCAAAATATTCAGTACAGTTTGAGAAACTTGGAATTCCCCCAGGTTATATTTCTGCGCAAATATTGCATACAGACCAAAGAGTACAAAAAATATACCCCTTATCAATTCCCCGAGCGAACGATAATTCATTCCAGTTCGCGTGTTTCCAGATCTTTCTTGTTGCATTAGCATTGTTAGCGAATTACAAGTATACAAAAAAATATTTCCAAATAATTACCTGTTCTTTTAGATGATTGTTAAAAAAATCCGATTGCAGACCTTTATTCATTACACCAAACCAGCCACTGCGGCAGCTTTTATAAACGTCGGCTATACACACATTTTTTCATATTCAATCTACATCTAATTAATCAGGAACTTGTTAAAGACATGTTAAATACCATTTCTCTCTGTGCTATGTCGTAGATTATCATGTCAATATATACGCATAAAAAAGAGGGTATAGTATTATTCATTCCTACTATATAGATGCAAAAACAGGAAATTTCCATAACATGCCGGTGCCTTATTTTCGGCTCATAATGGCCAACACAGGATATTTGCTGATTTAAACCCGCAGGATAAAATAATGTTAAAATCTTGTAGGTTTGCGGAAATTATGAAAATATTGATGGTATGCCTGGGCAATATTTGCCGCTCGCCCCTGGCAGAAGGTATTCTAAGGCATCTGGCAGTACAGCAGGGACTGAACTGGGAAGTAGATTCCGCCGGCACTGGCAACTGGCACGTAGGTGATCCCCCCGATCGCCGCTCTGTAACCGTGGCGCGACGCAATGGCATCGATATCTCCGGGTTACGTGGCCGTCAGTTCGAGACGGCCGATTTTGACAGGTTTGACCGCATC
The DNA window shown above is from Chitinophaga agri and carries:
- a CDS encoding low molecular weight protein-tyrosine-phosphatase, which gives rise to MKILMVCLGNICRSPLAEGILRHLAVQQGLNWEVDSAGTGNWHVGDPPDRRSVTVARRNGIDISGLRGRQFETADFDRFDRIFAMDGNNYRDIILKARTDADKAKVQLLLDDQQPVPDPWFDDALFSPVYTMIYDACEKIVAGKK